The sequence TGCAAGCGGTACAGAATCACATTAAGTCTGTTAATTGGGTTACACGTGTGGACTTGCGGGATAAGTAAGTATAACAATTATCTTTATTATAGTTTCGTAGctcaatattttattattatttcatagaAAAGTCGAATACATCAATGGTTTGGGCTACTTCAAAGATCAACATACAATTGTTGCTAAGATGAAGAATGGAACTGAACGCTCACTTACTGCCCAGAATATTTTAATTGCGGTTGGTGGACGTCCAAGATATTCTCCTATCCCCGGTGCAGTAGAGTATGGTATAACTAGTGATGATATATTTAGTTTAGACCGCGAGCCTGGCAAAACTCTCGTAATTGGCGCTGGATGTGAGTATTCATTTTCTTACTTCATTTTTAAAACGTTCAAAAATTAATCGTAGTTGTTCCCCTTCATATTTTTGTCAGATATCGGATTGGAATGTGCTGGCTTTCTTAAAGGACTAGGATATGATGCCACTATCATGGTACGTTCTGTCGTACTTCGGGAATTCGATCAACAAATGGCTAACATTATAAAAGATTCATTGATCGAACGTggtgttaaatttttatttacaaccTTGCCATCTTCTGTAGAGAAGCAAGGTGATCGATTGCTAGTAAAGTGGACAAACAGTACAACTGGTGAGGAAGGATCCGGTATTTTTGATACCGTACTTTTTGCGATTGGCCGCAAAGGTTTAGTTGACGATCTCAACTTGGGAGCAGCTGGAGTTGAAGTCAAAAATGACAAAATTGTCGCCAACGACGCCGAACAGACAAATATTCCACATATTTATGCAGTtggtgatattttgtttggtAAATTGGAGTTAACGCCTGTCGCTATACATGCTGGCCGATTGTTAGCTCGTCGCTTATATGCTGGGTCAACACAGTTGATGG is a genomic window of Eurosta solidaginis isolate ZX-2024a chromosome 4, ASM4086904v1, whole genome shotgun sequence containing:
- the Trxr1 gene encoding thioredoxin reductase 1, mitochondrial isoform X2, producing MAPINNEYDYDLVVIGGGSGGLACAKEAVALGARVACLDYVKPSPAGSKWGLGGTCVNVGCIPKKLMHQAAHLGEAVHESIAYGWQIPEPEKIKPDWNKLVQAVQNHIKSVNWVTRVDLRDKKVEYINGLGYFKDQHTIVAKMKNGTERSLTAQNILIAVGGRPRYSPIPGAVEYGITSDDIFSLDREPGKTLVIGAGYIGLECAGFLKGLGYDATIMVRSVVLREFDQQMANIIKDSLIERGVKFLFTTLPSSVEKQGDRLLVKWTNSTTGEEGSGIFDTVLFAIGRKGLVDDLNLGAAGVEVKNDKIVANDAEQTNIPHIYAVGDILFGKLELTPVAIHAGRLLARRLYAGSTQLMDYTNVATTVFTPLEYSCVGLSEEQAVKQYGEDNIEIFHGFYKPTEFFIPQKSVRYCYLKAIAERSGGQKVLGLHYVGPVAGEVMQGFGAAVKAGLTMKILMNTVGIHPTTAEEFTRLSITKRSGLDPTPATCCS